The window ACCTGTACACCTCGACGCTATGAAGCCGACCTTTTGGCCAGGCGGCGCGGTTCTCGGAACTGGCGTGCCGCCCTTCGGGTGGCTACCGCCTCCGTGCGGATGGGCGTACGGGCTCATGGCCTTGCCCCTAACCAAGGGCCACTTCCAAGCCTTCGCCCTAGATCTATGGTACTTGGCTCCGGCCTTCAACATGGGCTTCTCTATTCTGCCGCCTCCGGCGACGATGCCAATGGAGGCTCTGGCGTCCGAGCTGACGTCAATCACGCGGCCGCTGGGCAACCTTATGGACGTCTTGCCTACCTCGACCTTGTGGGCGAGGACCACGGCGTAGGCGCCTCCCGATCTGGCGTACTTGCCGCCGTCGCCGTACATCTTCTCCACGTTGTATATCATAGTTCCCTCCGGTATTTTCCGCAGAGGGAGTATATTGCCCGGCTTCACCGAGGCGTCCTCGCCTATCTCTATCCTCTGCCCCACGTACATACCCTCGGCGGCGAAGTTGAGGAACTCGGTCCCGTCGGCCATCCTTATTTTGGCCACAGGCGCGTTGAGCCCCGGCTCGTGAAGCAGCTCGACGACATAGCCGTAGCCGGAGACGCCGCGCGGATACCTAACGGCGCCGTCCCTCCTCCAGCTGGGCGATCTGAACTGGCTACCTCCCCTCCCCCTCCTCTGCACCAATATACGTTTGCCCACGGCCCGCGAAGCCTCAAGCTATATAAACATTACCGGGGTAGGCGTCCGTGAACGTGTTGGAGGAGCAGGTGCTCAACGACCTAAGATCGAGGGGGTTCAAGATCGTCGAGAGGATAGAGGACG of the Thermoproteus uzoniensis 768-20 genome contains:
- a CDS encoding 50S ribosomal protein L2; translation: MGKRILVQRRGRGGSQFRSPSWRRDGAVRYPRGVSGYGYVVELLHEPGLNAPVAKIRMADGTEFLNFAAEGMYVGQRIEIGEDASVKPGNILPLRKIPEGTMIYNVEKMYGDGGKYARSGGAYAVVLAHKVEVGKTSIRLPSGRVIDVSSDARASIGIVAGGGRIEKPMLKAGAKYHRSRAKAWKWPLVRGKAMSPYAHPHGGGSHPKGGTPVPRTAPPGQKVGFIASRCTGRGCRRARAQQRA